One segment of Solanum stenotomum isolate F172 chromosome 1, ASM1918654v1, whole genome shotgun sequence DNA contains the following:
- the LOC125853435 gene encoding uncharacterized protein LOC125853435, which yields MDHSWIYNMTNFGRMGLRPEFVEGVTGFVEHVKTLEPFQHNGVIKCPCNKCQCLNYPKSDIVELLLFRNGFKKEYTVWTSHGEIDNSFDVFQHYVPGESSSVVNSNAENYRMHDMVQDVFGVHSDFESGNQGEEAPNAECKIFFEQLEVDSRPFYEGSPHLQLDPRFKQMSEIGQKARSSTKGGCLHTSGVQSQGSVRKKLEKELGRPLTQAKAFKVTHIRKKKNPKDPDVWVEPRAEMTYNRYLQALEDLRQTQLEENRGILLTQKQAERVWLDLIGGPSRYGYAYGMLKQNFREYHSEFEHQSSSYDDESMKKNLAMEQKIAEQSRQVEDSQAREKRRDLEYEYLKAQFDALLASGGIPPCSNDVTFPPRPSQSQPTRYPVYSQQRNMIDESSSDEEDEDHMANTLPH from the exons ATGGATCATAGTTGGATATATAATATGACTAATTTTGGTCGAATGGGGCTAAGACCTGAATTTGTAGAAGGTGTCACTGGTTTTGTGGAACATGTAAAGACACTAGAACCTTTTCAACATAATGGTGTGATTAAGTGTCCTTGTAATAAATGTCAATGTTTGAATTATCCAAAATCAGATATTGTTGAGCTTCTTCTCTTTCGAAATGGGTTTAAAAAAGAATACACAGTGTGGACTAGTCATGGAGAAATTGATAATAGTTTTGATGTATTTCAACATTATGTTCCTGGTGAAAGTAGTAGCGTAGTGAATTCTAATGCAGAAAATTATAGAATGCATGACATGGTTCAGGATGTGTTTGGGGTGCATTCTGATTTTGAATCTGGTAATCAAGGTGAAGAAGCTCCTAATGCTGAATGTAAAATTTTCTTTGAACAATTGGAAGTTGATAGTCGGCCTTTCTATGAGGGGAGTCCACACTTACAGTTG GATCCAAGATTTAAGCAGATGAGTGAGATCGGTCAGAAGGCTAGATCATCTACTAAGGGTGGTTGTCTACACACAAGTGGGGTTCAAAGTCAAGGAAGTGTGAGGAAGAAATTG GAAAAGGAACTAGGAAGACCGCTAACTCAGGCTAAGGCATTCAAGGTAACACAcataagaaagaagaaaaatccCAAAGATCCAGACGTGTGGGTTGAGCCGCGAGCTGAAATGACCTAT AATCGATATCTTCAAGCTTTGGAGGATTTACGACAAACTCAGCTAGAAGAAAATCGAGGTATTCTACTTACTCAAAAACAGGCTGAGAGAGTGTGGCTAGACTTGATTGGTGGGCCGAGTAGATATGGGTATGCCTATGGCATGCTGAAACAGAACTTTCGTGAATATCATTCTGAGTTTGAACACCAAAGTAGTTCCTATGATGATGAATCGATGAAGAAAAATTTGGCTATGGAGCAAAAGATAGCTGAGCAATCTAGACAAGTCGAAGACTCGCAGGCTAGGGAAAAGCGGAGGGACTTAGAGTATGAGTATCTTAAGGCTCAATTCGATGCACTACTTGCTTCAGGAGGGATTCCCCCTTGTTCCAATGATGTCACTTTCCCTCCTCGACCCTCTCAGTCTCAACCTACTCGATATCCAGTGTATAGTCAACAAAGAAATATGATAGATGAGTCTAGtagtgatgaagaagatgaggaTCATATGGCAAACACACTACCGCATTAG